The genomic window tattaaacaagTAAGATTCCCGGGATACGACCCGGTGACCTTACGTACGGCGGACACTCTAATGCCCAGACACCAATCAGACATGCATAGTGACATAGTTCATTTTcatgtacctaatgtttgttccatatttttgaatactttggatgcttagaaaccattggcgccgtgtttgttactatgattatggcactttgaacgaactcatatatttgacgatgtccatgttccgatatcattgtgcaagatgaatgacttacataattagatgactttggttgtattattattattgatcactttaggagtccctttataactggatatgttatctgtcactttatataaGAAGCTGACTGTACTAAACATCCGTGTATAACCATGAAATACATCATAACCTCTTTCTCTTATTGACTTATAAAGAGTTGCATATTCCCCAAACTTCTCATGTTCCGCTGCTGTAAACACTGGGCCACTCCTTATATTAAATAACTCACtttttaagaaacaattttcttctaaaaaaaaatcgatcATATCATACTCCATTGCGACGGTAACTACGTCAGTGTTGTACGATTACCAAATGAGACTGGCAGAAGGTTCCGCCACAGGCATCGCTTCATCGAGAATCGCCGCAGCGTGCGCCGCCGCGATAAACGCCGCGCGAGACGTGACGATGCCATCCGCGGGCTCGGCCGTAAAACACGCTCCATTTCAAGCAAACGCGTGTAAAATCGCTTCACCGTAAACGCACTCATCCAACGCCCTACATCTGAATTTAGTGCGGACCGCGCAGCCTATCGCGACGCGCGACGCGCCGCGTCTCCGTAAATGaggccttagacttttgatgatcggtgagtcagtgagtcagtgaatcagtgagtgacaaaattcaaaattttaagaagttgtcattcttaaactactggttcaaattgactgaaattttaaatataccgtgtttatacaatgactagctgaaaatccaggcttcttgttttatccacaacgaaattataggggtgtcaaaaatagcccgaattgctgggtctatcccactagtcccgttgagttgtcccgtgacgggacaactggcactattttgtcccagttgtcccgtggcgggacaagtgacactgttttggtgccagttgtcccgttacagaaaatcacgggactaatgggacagacggaagggtcaaaacaactggttccattgagttgctctgtgacaacaggtacttggtactttggtaagatagcagatgatgaattgtacgctactctatgtaaactttaaattcacaagaagtttttttttaccgttTAGGGTTTTCACTTTATAgttaaattgacaagagtgaCTATATCTATGACCGTCCATTCCagaaatgtaaaatgcttatccgaaattccctacttgaaaaaacataatgtaaggaaactaaaaatgtCTTGTTAACAGGCCCAacaatgtaatttcaacttatctactagaaattaagtaaaaatgtactacaacacatttaagaaacaaaaaatttcatattatttgtttgtcctttccatctcgggactatggagttcCGGACTTTTGGAAGGCAGTCCCCACGTACGAAGCCAACTCGCAGAGacccttttagacagttttagtctaacaaagatgtaatgggACGCAATCCGGTAACAATTTAATCCCTATGTACACtatgagtattattactaaaatataggtttaaatacttttgattttacaatttatctacacaagtatagtgcatattccatttgagatatctacccttgttaaaatgtacgagtttgtataacgtctgctatcttaccaaagtaccaagtacctgttgccacagagcaactcaatggaaccagttgctttgacccttccgtctgtcccattagtcccgtgatttttctgcaacgggacaactggcaccgaaacagtgtcacttgtcccgccacgggacaaatgggacaaaatagtgccagttgtcccgtcacgggacaactcaacgggactagtgggatagacccgaattgcttcgagaaaaggatgttacggccgtgccgcttttttttttgctcgacttgcgggggcacttccgtgcccccagatggtTAAATCGGAACTAAGGGACGTAGAATCAGGTAACTGTAGAGCACTCGAAAAAGTGTCGCTTTTGACATGTTCATCTCCCGTCAAAGTTATAAACTCAACCGTTGATGCCCGATCACGGGAAGATGAAAATGATGTTATTAATGTTCTTTATGAAATGGCAGAATTTGATGACGAAGTAGACGTTCTGGTTCGAGATTTGTCTGAATATAGCGCGCAAACCATAAGTTACATAGCTGGATTCGTGGTTCATggattaataaaaactttaaaatgtgAGGTTTGCATTAGCGCTTTACTTGCAGATAGCATCGAGGACCCACATAACAAATTCATCAAGTTGAAGGATAAAGGTGGCTTAATATATCCATCAGTGTTGCCAACTCTACGTCTTtttacgtagatctacgtatttTAAGCCTTCCACGCAAACCTACGAACTTTAGTCCCAGAATCTAcgtattttctatcaaaattattcaattgcaAAATAACATATCCCGTTGTTAGACTGAATgggcattatttttgttactttcgtaaaaaaaagttaataaacgtTCCGTTTTATACTAGCGCATACTTGCCTCGCCTCGCCTCGCCTCGCCTCGCCTCGCCACTCAACTTATTATTACgccattcattttaaaaacagtgtCAGTCATCAGTCAATTCAAAAGAACTGAGACTCATGTGACTGTGTAAAACGAAACGTCTTGGCGTCTTGTCTGCGGTGTCTGCCGTAAATAAAACGGTAAAAGTGAAtcttaacctaaaaatatttcgaacTAAGATATCGAAGgtgttttttagtttaatttcaatatttttcagctTCCTGCTCAATTTAACTGAATTAAGACTGTGTAAAACTTGGCGTCTTGCTGTAAATAAAACGGTAAAAGTAAAtcttaacctaaaaatatttcgaacTAAGATATAGAAGGTgttgtttagtttaatttcaatatttttcagctCAATTTAATTGAATTCTGTTATGGAAAGAAGCAGTGACAGTGAGGAAGAGCGCAATGTTACTCCCACTAAAAAAAGAAAGCTGCataatgaacaaaaatattcacacTTGTGGGAAAAGGACCAAAAGTATTCAGGTTGGATTAAAAAAAGCAACAAAGGagattactatttttattgtaattcatGTAAGTGTGACTTGAGATGTGGTGGAGGTAAAAGAGTTTTGGAGAAGCATGCAGAATCTTTTAAACATAAGAATAATGTTAAAGGTTGGTGTGGTCTACTGgtgtgtttttttatgttttaaattatttacttacttttccAATAAAGTGTAAGAAAGAACTAGGTTCTAAGTTCAGAATAATGTTAATATTcctttactttattattgtcattagtgaatgtaagtttatttaattatcagaTGTGAAGGATTATGGTTTCAGTTTCAGTATTcaggatatttttttctacagcTAGAGCCAGCCTGCATGATAAAAATAAGCGCAGTCCTGTTAATgcgtttatttttactttcaggTGCAATACTTCAACCTACTATTATTTCAATGTTGCCTGAGTCTGCATCAAAGTCATTCACAGATAAAATTAAGTCTGGAGAAATAAAGATGGCATGTTTCCTAGCAGAGCACAATCTACCATTTAGTTTAGCAGACAGTCTAAAGGATCTTGTACAATCAATTGCCCAAGATTCAAAGCTTGCATCAGAATTAACTTTTGGAAGAACAAAGGCACATGCTATTGTTACAAATGTTACTGGTAAAGTAGctgaaaacaaattaattgaaatgttacaaaaaaataagttttcactGATAGTTGATGAGAGCACAGACAGATCATCAACTAAACATTTGGCACTTATTGTAAGGACTGCAGTTGATTTTCATGTTGAAGATAGTTTTCTATGTCTAATACCAGTTGTTGACGGTACAGCTACAGTCTTACATAATgcatgtacaaaatattttgaagaaaatattccattcaaagaaaatatgatTGGATTTGCAGCTGACGGAACTAATTCCATGTTTGGACAACATCATTCTTTGTCTACATTGTTTGCAAAAGATATTCCGAATCTGTTTCTAATGAAATGCATATGTCACTCTTTTCACCTTTGTGCCTCATATGCTTGCAAAAAGTTACCACGAGGTGTGGAGGACTTTGCTCGTGATGTTTACAACTATATACAGAATAGTCCAAAACGCATTGGAGACTACAAAGAGtttcaatgttttgtaaatgttaaacCATTCAAACTATTACACCCTGCCCAAACAAGGTGGCTGTCCTTGTTACAAGTTGTAAAAAGGCTTCTAGAACAACTACCAgcattgaaattatattttcaaagtgCTGTGTTAACTGACAGATTGCTTGCAGCTCAGTCAATCCTTGATAAATGTATGGAACCAACCacagaaatatatttagaatttttaaattttgtgttgcCATACTTCAATGATTTGAACAAAGAAATGCAATCTGAAAGCCTAAAACTCTACTTGCTATATGAAAAAAATTTTATAACCTACAAGACCATAATGgaatgttttttaaaaccaGAATATTTGGAATTAACTGAACAGGAAAAAACAAGCATTCATGTCCATGACAAAGTTGCAGCAttggaaacaaaaatattgaatattgatattgaaaaaaaataaaaccatttaccCCATTTACTTAGGAGGCAATGTTACTGCTTTTATTTCaatgaacaaaaacaatatgCATCCAGATCAAATAAGACAGTTAAGACAAAAATGTCTTGAGTTTTACATTGAAAgtcttattcaaataaaaaatcgctTCCCTTTTGAAGATGAGCACAGACAAAGGTTGAAAAATTTAAGGTTTTTAAACCCTGACACATTGCTGGACTCAAATTTAAGACGTTCTGTACCGTCTATAGCTCATTTAGGGCAAATGTTTCCAGGTAATAATCattaacttcaaatattttatttaaaagttgagTCTGTGTCTTattaagggctctttcaatttagacgtttcgtgtcgtacggctgccgcacgttaaccgtgccgctggttatagcccgctgccgtaccgctgcggtacgttagccgtccgacaccaaacgcctaaattgaaagcgtatctgactgccgtgcgtttgtatgttagtgttgttttaaattcatgtgacagcagtgtagccatggactctgacgaagaaacattactgttagtgctcctgttaaaaaatatcaaacagaaacaaaaacgccgcgcccgtaaaagaacactaccgatgttttcattaacatgcaattttggtgatttccatattctttatcctaggttaaatcaagacccaagcaaattttttaattacttaagaatgtcaagagaatgtttctacgaattacttgAATTAGTTAGAAGtcaaatttcatttataaattcttccacgtctatatcatccattttaagcaaataataaacatgaaaattcaatgaaattagctgtcacgtttagtcaccgcactattcaacagcgaaatgaacacgtggagcttacgacgttgccgtcctgtcgtcgtgcgttctcggtaccgacaccgcactgttgccgcaccgtgcgatttgtatgaaaacaaatgaccgtccgtgcaccgtacgacaaacgcaccgtttcggcactgctgcggtccgacacgatacggctaaattgaaagagcccttagttttcaattaataatttattttcaggatTATGTCCAACAAATTTGACAGAATTAGACCGGGAATGGAGAACGCTAAGAAATACTAATCTTCCATTTCAAGAGGATCAGCTAATCAAAGCAGATGAGTTTTGGCgtcatatttcaaaaataagaaaaggcGACTCGTCTCAAATGTTTCCTTTACTGGCCCAATTTGCgcaaaatttattagtattgcCACATAGCAGTGCAAATGTCGAGCGTCTGTTTTCTGCGATCAATTTGATGAAAACTAGCATAAGAAACAGACTTTCCACAGAAACGCTAACAGGCTTACTTTTCACGAAAAGTGGCTTAAAAATAAACCGCGAGCCTTCGCAGGaacacattaaacattttaataaatatatgtataaatttaatttgtctgaaaatgataataaaaattgattaatttaaataaatcgatgACCCTGAAAGTAgcgaacttttttaaattatctgtaagtgGTGGTTTCACATGTAGAATGtagatattgtaaaaactaaccggctactggaatatttatttatttattattatttttgttcacggAGATATCTCTCTAACCAGTTTTATCTATCTGCTGTCTGTCTGCAACTTTTAGGGTCTTATGAATTGTcgttttattcacttttaccTACCCTACTgtcttaatttcaataaaaaaaaagtaaagtacgtagatctacgtatttctcatattattatggaaattttactatttctacgTAATTTTCTAATCTGGCCTACGCCTTTTTCAAAATCCAAGTTGGCAACACTGATATCCATCAACCGATGTTGTCACTATTTGTAAACACTTAGAAGTGGTACTGAAATCAACCATACTCGCCCAGAACCAAATCGTCGTTTCGTCAATAAACCTGAAAGAAACACATGTGTAAATCTTTGCGCCGATTTATTGgcatgaatttatttaaagattacgACTTTCATCAATATGATCAGTCGCCACTGTTTAAGATGTGTGAAagtattgtaataatatgtaattacgTTGTGTGAGTTTAGTTGACTTTGCGACACTCGGACCGCCTATATACTCAGCGATTTGACCGATCTCTTGTCTTATAATATCTATTCGTTGGATAATTGCTCATGCGGGAACTGTAAATGGTGCATTGTTAATGTTCAAATCCCAATCCAAATCCTCAGATTACCACGATGACATGAACtcaacaatttttttgaaatgGATGACTGAGAAAGTCATTCCTAACCTACCTGAGAGGTCACTTGTGGTAATGGACAACGCTCCGTATCACTGcactcaaataaataaagcacCTACAATGTCAAGTATTAAACGTGACATGCAGGAATGGCTACGAGAAAAGGGAGTATATTTTGAAGATACTTGGACAAAAGCtgtattatttgaattaattaaacaaaacaaaggtCCACCTACATATGCCGTGGATGCATTATTAAAATCTCACAATCATGAATTGCTAAGATTGCCGCCTTACCACTGCGATCTCAATTCGATCGAAAAAATGTGGAGCCTTGTAAAGAGACGGGTAGCGGATAAAAACGTGGGCCAAGATCCAAAAGAAATTGTTCGCCTAACAGAAGAGGCTTTTGAGACTGTTACAGCGGAAGATTGGGCAGTTCAATGTAAACATGTACAGCATTTGGAggaagaatatttaaaaaatgatggTCTTATGGATGAAGAAATGGATCGATTTATTATATCCACTGACAGTGATTATAGTATGACCGAtcataattattcaataaaacttgaaataaaagttttaaatgttattttatttttctgatttaAGGTGGTCGAACATctccattttatattttagaaattgcaggaagatttatttttcactaatCTGACCTTAGCAGTATGGAAATCAAATAGGTAACAAATAGTACCATTGGcgataaaatgtatgttaattGTGAATGCAACGTCGCATACATATTTGAAAAGATATtgttagatataatatatagtgCAGATATAAGAGAATCTTGCACAAATTCTAACTGTCTTGTAAACAAGGTTCATAGGAAATGTGCTTTTTTGCCACTTGACTTCAACAAAGACACATTAAGTGAATCTGTAAATTCAATGATTAACAGCGACAACAATATGTCAAATTGTAGACATTCTAGCTGCGACGGTATAAGAAGCATAGATTATAATTTGAAGAATATTGTTGCCTTTGAGCCCAACCCTCAAGTACAAATTTGCATCAATGATTTACCAGAATATATATCTTTAAAAGGTATAGAATACAGTCTATTGTCTGTTATTGAATTTGTGCCATCTGCGACTCCCGAAGGTGTAGGACATTATAAATCGCACTGCCGACGAGAGTCGAAATGGCAATGTTACGACGATATGTCTAGTAGAGTTACTATAAGTTGTAAGAACATGACTGCTCATTGTTTAATATACgccatgaaatattaattatttaactttcatCAACAACATCATGTACACTATAAGTTTACTGTATACGCTGATCTAGCATTCTATAGGATTTCCTTACAATAAGCGGTCAGCATAAACTGGATATTTATAGTTTGATATGTAGCCTACAATcctagttattaaaattattttctatattagaGTGTATGATTTTCTAATCCACAatataaatgtatctatatcCTAAAAATATAAGCTTTATGTGGCAAATTAAATGTCCATTATAAAAAATccattatgtataaaaatctttCATGCGTAGCATTTTTCTGGAatgccaaaaatatttgaaaaaaatatatgttgagGTACTAAAAAggtagtaaatatttacaaagagaTAAATTAGGTGTGTTGTCTCGacctatgaaaaaaaaatggtccAGACGTCCTGATGTCAGAATGGCTGACCACTTTCTTTACGTGTTTTTTCGCTGTCAGTGGAGGTACTAAATATTTGAAGTTAGGTATCAAATAGTAGCAAAAAGGTAGTAaattttggtattttctaaACATCAAATATCTCTATTGGTCCAGGGGTCCTGACGTTAACGATTCAAAGATATTAACTATATGGAATTAACTACACAGGCTACATTTTTAGATCCTCGATTTAAAAAGTATGGCTTTACAAGCGACGACCGATTTGAAGCCACACTTAGAACTGTAAGGtcaaaaatttcaaattttcCCAACCCGGCAGTATTAGAAGCTCCCACACCATCTAAACCAGAAACTGAACCATGTAGAAATTCTACGATATAGGGTTTCTTTGATGCTAAGGTTGAGCAGCACCTGGAAGTACATAGTTCTACAGCAGCTGCTATCATAGAAACCGATAAATACATAAACGAGCCCTTACTTCAACGCACAGAAAACCATTGAAATGGTGGAATGaccgtaaaaatatatatcctcGCCTTTTTACATTGATGGAAAGAAGGTTATGTAATATGGCCACGTCGGTTCCATGTGAAAGAGTATTTGCGAAAGCTGGAAATACAATCAACGATCTGCGGAGTAGACTTAAGCCGGAAAAAGTagctcaattatttttttttgaactATAATTTGAAAGCATAAAAAATGtctgtttcttttttatgtatgtaataattatgtacaattcttaagtaaatataaacaacaatacaattccagtatttttattgcagtcaattgtttaaagttattactagagatgaaacggatagcagtttggccggataccggataccggatattcggcctaccacctggccggatagccggatatccggccgccgaatattcggcggacCTTAGCCGTTTGGTGCAGCGCACACACACTTGGCGTAGGCGACGCGCGAACGACCGGGTCGCCTCGGTTTGATTCGGGTCTTTTCGTTGATGAGCGAAGTTAGCAATTCTATCATTCATTcttttttatcatcattcatTTCATCATTTGATTAATCTGTCGATTGCAGTGCAGACACGTGCGTGATTTtaggttattaatattatttcattgtgctattgttatttgaaaatttcaagttgaattttaaaagatttaacaACGAGAAATGGCGTCGGCGAAGAAAAAGTCGCCCTTATGGGAATACTTTGACATAAACAGTGAAAATAATAAGTTagctgtttgtttattatgcAATGTTAACATTTCACGTGGCGGCGAAGGCAAAAAAGCAGGTATGTATCTAATAAATCTAATAGTCCATACTttcatactatccatactaatattataaatgcgaaagtcagtttgtttatttgtttgtttgtttgtccgtCTTTCACGTCAAAACGAAGCAACGGATCGACGTGATTTTTGGTATGGGGCATGGGGATAGTTTGGGGGCTGGAAAGTGAAAaagactactactactactactactactactactactactactactactactactactataggctactttttatcccggaacaATATTACATTCCCGCGGGATGACGTCGTGTAGTCCACGCGGGCGAAGCCGCGAGCGGAAAGCTAGTAATAATCTAATTGCAATTCTTTATTTATCGAGTACAGTATCTTGCATGTTTAAGTGcaagtttaaagtatttatttacattaagtattaattttttttttctaggtaCTTCTGCTatgaaaaatcatttaaaatcaaaacatccAGATGAATTTCGTGCAGTGAATAAAGACAAGGCCGCTGTCGAGCCTACTACAATTTCTTTAGCCATTGCGGGGACAAGTTCATCGTCATTTCCAAAAAAGCAATTGACTATGACAGAATCTTTCGAAAGGAAATTGCTCTGGGATATAAATGATGGTAAAGCCAAAAAGTATCATTATTTAGTAGCCGAAATGATTGCACTCGACAACGAGCCATTGTCCATGAATGCCAAGGCAATGAAGCCTTTCTCAGGGTCACACACAGGAGAAAATATATCCATGGAACTTAACACTGTCGCAAACCGCTGGGATATTGAGCACactaaaatacatttgttaatTCATGATAGTGGTGCTAATATGGTGAAGGGTGTCCGTTTGGCTAAGTACGATTCTGCTAGATGTTTTATACATACACTTCAAAAAGCAATAAACGAGTCACTCAAAGTGCAGACTGAAGTGACAGCAATGATTGCTGCTGGCAGGCGACTTGTAACGCACTTCAATCACTCAGGTTTAGCTCAAGAAAAACTGCTGACAATTCAAAAAGAGCTAAGTTTACCCGAGCATCAATTAGTGCAAGATATTAGCACTAGGTGGA from Anticarsia gemmatalis isolate Benzon Research Colony breed Stoneville strain chromosome 21, ilAntGemm2 primary, whole genome shotgun sequence includes these protein-coding regions:
- the LOC142982376 gene encoding uncharacterized protein LOC142982376 — its product is LIISIRWIIAHAGTVNGALLMFKSQSKSSDYHDDMNSTIFLKWMTEKVIPNLPERSLVVMDNAPYHCTQINKAPTMSSIKRDMQEWLREKGVYFEDTWTKAVLFELIKQNKGPPTYAVDALLKSHNHELLRLPPYHCDLNSIEKMWSLVKRRVADKNVGQDPKEIVRLTEEAFETVTAEDWAVQCKHVQHLEEEYLKNDGLMDEEMDRFIISTDSDYSMTDHNYSIKLEIKVLNVILFF